In the Paraflavitalea devenefica genome, one interval contains:
- a CDS encoding DEAD/DEAH box helicase — protein sequence MTFDQLNLQEPLLKALKETGYSTPTPIQEQSIPVVLQQKDLLGCAQTGTGKTAAFAIPVLQLLHRQQPVSKGPRAIKALVLTPTRELAIQIEESFRAYGKYTGLTKMVIFGGVSQGNQVNALRNGVDILIATPGRLLDLINQGFISLQQLQIFVLDEADRMLDMGFIHDVKRIIARIPVNRQTLFFSATMPSEIAGLANTILKAPVKVEVTPVSSTAEKIEQQIYFADKDNKRSLLIHVLENPAIERALVFARTKYGSDKIARALNRAGIKADAIHGDKSQNARQHALTNFKNGKIRILVATDIAARGIDVDNLTHVINYELPNVPETYVHRIGRTGRAGASGIAISFCDAEERAYLKDIQKVTKQSIPVVEDHPYHSTQTVIKPQPAIQQKTAGGAGNRNNGHGNKFKKRWNNHSVNR from the coding sequence TTGACATTTGATCAACTGAATCTTCAGGAGCCTTTATTAAAGGCGCTGAAAGAAACAGGGTATAGTACGCCTACTCCCATCCAGGAGCAGTCTATCCCCGTCGTATTACAACAAAAAGACCTGTTGGGCTGCGCCCAGACAGGCACCGGCAAAACAGCCGCTTTTGCCATTCCGGTATTGCAGTTATTGCACCGGCAACAACCTGTATCCAAAGGTCCTCGCGCTATTAAGGCGCTGGTGCTTACCCCTACCCGTGAACTGGCCATCCAGATAGAAGAAAGTTTCAGGGCTTATGGTAAATATACCGGCCTTACCAAAATGGTTATTTTCGGTGGTGTATCACAGGGAAACCAGGTGAATGCACTACGCAATGGCGTTGATATCCTGATCGCCACACCGGGCCGCCTGCTCGACCTGATCAACCAGGGATTTATCAGCCTGCAACAGTTACAAATATTTGTACTGGACGAAGCAGACCGTATGCTGGATATGGGATTCATTCACGATGTGAAAAGGATCATAGCCCGTATTCCAGTTAACCGCCAAACCCTGTTCTTTTCGGCTACCATGCCGTCGGAGATCGCTGGCCTGGCCAATACTATTTTAAAGGCACCGGTAAAAGTAGAAGTTACCCCTGTATCTTCTACCGCAGAAAAGATAGAACAGCAGATCTATTTTGCGGATAAGGATAATAAACGCTCCCTGCTGATCCATGTACTGGAAAACCCGGCTATTGAACGCGCCCTGGTATTTGCCCGTACCAAATATGGATCGGATAAGATTGCACGGGCATTGAACCGGGCAGGTATTAAAGCTGACGCCATTCATGGCGATAAATCACAAAATGCACGTCAGCATGCCCTTACGAATTTCAAGAACGGTAAGATCCGCATTCTGGTAGCTACAGATATTGCAGCACGTGGTATAGATGTAGACAATCTCACGCACGTGATCAATTATGAGCTGCCCAATGTCCCGGAAACATACGTGCACCGGATTGGCCGTACAGGCCGTGCGGGCGCCAGTGGTATTGCCATTTCCTTCTGTGATGCAGAAGAAAGGGCTTACCTGAAAGATATTCAGAAGGTAACGAAACAATCCATTCCTGTAGTGGAAGATCATCCTTACCATTCTACCCAAACCGTTATTAAACCACAGCCTGCTATTCAACAGAAAACAGCCGGTGGTGCTGGTAACAGGAATAACGGTCACGGTAATAAGTTTAAGAAGCGTTGGAATAATCATTCTGTGAACAGGTAA
- a CDS encoding MarR family winged helix-turn-helix transcriptional regulator, whose amino-acid sequence MKPEGLNQNIIYLSAEFAHRFSQVLAAAFKQHNIDITAEQFSILVVLWYRDGISQKEISEQLNRDKTTITRVLMNMKKNKLIKQVTDAEDNRSNLIYLTAKGKEIQKAGVQVSGQLYMKVLKGIPQDQLHTGINVLQKMLQAL is encoded by the coding sequence ATGAAGCCGGAAGGACTAAACCAGAATATCATCTATCTAAGTGCGGAGTTTGCTCACCGGTTCAGCCAGGTGCTGGCAGCAGCATTTAAACAACACAATATTGATATTACAGCCGAGCAGTTTTCCATATTGGTAGTACTGTGGTACCGGGATGGGATAAGCCAAAAAGAGATCAGTGAGCAACTCAACCGGGATAAAACAACCATTACGCGCGTACTGATGAACATGAAGAAAAATAAACTCATTAAGCAGGTAACGGATGCTGAGGACAACCGTTCCAACCTCATATACCTTACCGCCAAAGGAAAAGAAATACAGAAAGCGGGTGTTCAAGTATCCGGCCAGCTATACATGAAGGTATTAAAAGGCATACCGCAGGACCAGTTACACACAGGAATTAATGTATTGCAAAAAATGCTGCAGGCTTTATAA
- a CDS encoding Gfo/Idh/MocA family protein, giving the protein MKRRDFIKNTSLATAGITILNFPVFGKQAPSNKVVLSVMGVNSRGAYLAECFSKLPNVEIAYLCDVEEKAIQNGLKPFARADRKPTVVKDIRELVKKTDFDALVIAAPDHWHAPASILGVTHGKHVYVEKPCAHNPYEGELLVQAMNKYGKLIQMGNQRRSFPTLINAVKEVREGIIGNVYLGKGWYANNRKSIGKGNKVAVPATLDFDLWQGPAPRRDYMDNLVHYNWHWFWHWGTSETCNNGTHEIDCCRWFLGVDFPTKVTSAGGRYAFKDDWETPDTQVATFEFGPEKAITWESRSCNDYPVEGAGRGFIIYGDKGTLVNFGSDNYKIFDNNNKLIKEVKSAAKADSGNLVSSTGNLDFYHFNNFINSIRGEAKLNSPVDEGHKSVLLCLLANIAQRTGRTLHTNPANGHILGDKKAMKLWRRDYEKGWEPKV; this is encoded by the coding sequence ATGAAAAGAAGGGACTTTATCAAAAACACTTCCCTGGCAACAGCAGGCATTACGATACTTAATTTCCCGGTATTTGGTAAGCAGGCACCCAGCAATAAAGTGGTATTGAGCGTAATGGGCGTCAACAGCCGGGGTGCATACCTGGCAGAATGCTTCTCCAAATTACCCAATGTAGAGATCGCCTATCTGTGTGATGTGGAAGAAAAGGCCATACAGAATGGCCTTAAACCATTTGCCAGGGCCGACAGGAAACCCACGGTGGTGAAAGATATCCGTGAGTTGGTGAAGAAGACGGATTTTGATGCGCTGGTCATCGCAGCACCCGATCACTGGCATGCGCCTGCTTCCATTCTTGGCGTAACACATGGCAAACACGTGTATGTAGAAAAGCCCTGTGCCCATAATCCTTATGAAGGGGAGTTGCTGGTACAGGCCATGAATAAATACGGCAAGCTGATTCAGATGGGCAACCAGCGCCGCTCCTTCCCTACCCTGATCAATGCAGTAAAGGAAGTACGGGAAGGCATTATCGGCAATGTGTATTTGGGAAAAGGTTGGTATGCCAATAACCGGAAGTCTATCGGTAAAGGCAATAAGGTGGCGGTGCCTGCTACGCTTGACTTTGACCTGTGGCAGGGCCCTGCGCCACGCAGGGATTATATGGATAACCTGGTGCATTATAACTGGCATTGGTTCTGGCACTGGGGCACTTCCGAAACCTGTAACAACGGCACTCATGAGATTGACTGCTGCCGCTGGTTCCTGGGAGTAGACTTTCCCACGAAGGTTACTTCTGCCGGCGGACGTTATGCTTTTAAAGATGATTGGGAAACGCCCGATACCCAGGTAGCCACTTTTGAATTTGGTCCTGAGAAGGCCATTACCTGGGAAAGCAGGAGCTGTAATGATTACCCGGTAGAAGGCGCCGGCCGTGGCTTTATTATTTACGGCGATAAAGGCACCCTGGTTAATTTCGGATCAGATAACTATAAGATATTTGACAACAATAATAAGCTGATCAAAGAAGTAAAATCAGCAGCAAAAGCGGATTCCGGCAACCTGGTCAGCTCTACCGGCAATCTTGATTTTTATCACTTCAACAATTTTATCAACAGCATCCGGGGAGAAGCAAAACTCAACTCACCTGTTGATGAAGGACATAAGAGCGTGTTACTTTGCCTGCTGGCCAATATCGCCCAACGCACCGGAAGAACACTGCACACGAATCCTGCCAATGGGCATATCCTTGGCGATAAGAAAGCGATGAAGCTGTGGAGAAGGGATTATGAAAAAGGCTGGGAACCGAAAGTATAG
- a CDS encoding diacylglycerol/lipid kinase family protein: MIHSFNIAIVCNTLAGNGYSEHLTRQLQELLERQQIPCTAFLDDWPERFSGFSDIFILGGDGTLNHFINRYPNISIPLSVFKGGSGNDFGWKLYGNLSFEAQVRKVLAAAPRPVDAGNCNGRLFLNGVGIGFDGEVVRSMGRKRIIAGHLAYLATVIRKIFFFREKVLELEYNGRIERDKYFMISVANGSRYGGGFLVAPQAVVNDGWLDLVIIRKIHPLKRFLYLPRVEKGKHLSLSVIKTDKVKHIAIRAGQTLPAHVDGELIEDKEFNIEILPGRFLFRGANV, from the coding sequence ATGATCCATTCTTTCAACATTGCCATCGTTTGTAATACCTTGGCCGGTAATGGTTATTCTGAACATCTTACCCGTCAATTACAGGAACTGCTGGAAAGACAACAAATTCCCTGCACAGCTTTCCTGGACGACTGGCCCGAACGCTTCAGCGGTTTTTCCGACATTTTTATCCTGGGCGGTGATGGCACGTTGAATCATTTCATCAACCGCTATCCAAATATATCCATTCCCCTGTCAGTTTTTAAAGGTGGTTCCGGAAACGATTTCGGATGGAAACTGTATGGCAACCTCTCTTTTGAGGCACAGGTACGGAAAGTGCTGGCGGCCGCTCCCAGGCCGGTAGATGCGGGCAACTGTAATGGTCGTCTTTTTCTCAACGGGGTAGGGATAGGTTTTGATGGAGAAGTGGTGCGTTCTATGGGCCGTAAGCGTATCATAGCTGGCCACCTGGCCTACCTGGCGACTGTGATCAGGAAGATCTTCTTTTTCCGGGAGAAAGTGCTGGAACTGGAGTATAATGGGCGTATAGAGCGGGATAAATACTTTATGATCAGTGTGGCCAATGGTTCCCGCTATGGTGGCGGCTTCCTGGTAGCACCGCAGGCAGTGGTCAATGACGGGTGGCTCGACCTGGTGATCATCCGGAAGATCCATCCATTAAAAAGATTCCTGTACCTGCCCCGGGTAGAAAAAGGAAAACACCTGTCATTATCTGTTATTAAAACGGATAAAGTCAAACACATCGCAATCCGTGCCGGCCAGACGCTGCCTGCCCACGTAGATGGCGAGCTCATAGAAGACAAGGAGTTTAACATTGAAATATTACCAGGCAGGTTCCTGTTCAGAGGGGCGAATGTATGA
- a CDS encoding universal stress protein, with protein sequence MPKAFYNILVPVDFTGKNKWAISKAIELANTFHCNIHLVHVVSNNLLPLLPIETSLNMPGRASEMNNASRKLEALKDTYRQHLCGGGNIEISLLQGNTSQQLSKYIEQYDMDLVVVGLAKFNLIHRILSSVSISRLARKTNVPVLAIRASGLISHFKKIVLPLSDELPMHRIKLATMMARSFKSTVYLVSLRNDKDGNAAEIIMNKALEVVQSLSTIPVQSFLLEGKNLAQSTLEFSRRINADLIMANPFKEFHLPGWWSRITKKILSYGSNIPVITVDQKNETVSAS encoded by the coding sequence ATGCCTAAAGCTTTTTACAATATTCTGGTGCCGGTAGACTTCACCGGGAAGAACAAATGGGCCATTTCCAAAGCCATTGAACTGGCCAATACCTTCCACTGCAATATTCACCTGGTGCATGTGGTATCCAACAACCTGCTGCCCTTATTGCCGATAGAGACCAGCCTGAACATGCCAGGCCGTGCTTCAGAAATGAATAATGCCAGCAGAAAACTGGAAGCATTAAAAGATACGTACCGCCAGCATCTCTGCGGAGGCGGCAATATAGAGATCAGCCTGCTGCAAGGCAATACCAGCCAGCAGCTATCCAAATACATTGAACAGTATGATATGGACCTTGTGGTGGTAGGACTGGCCAAGTTTAATCTTATACACCGCATCCTTTCATCTGTGTCCATCAGCAGACTGGCACGCAAAACCAATGTGCCGGTACTGGCCATCCGCGCCAGTGGTTTGATCAGTCACTTCAAGAAGATCGTGCTGCCATTGAGCGATGAATTGCCGATGCACCGCATTAAGCTGGCTACGATGATGGCCCGCTCCTTTAAATCGACGGTGTACCTGGTTTCATTGCGTAATGACAAGGATGGGAATGCTGCCGAAATTATTATGAATAAAGCCCTGGAGGTAGTACAAAGCCTGTCTACCATACCTGTTCAATCTTTCCTGCTGGAAGGTAAGAACCTGGCCCAGAGCACGCTTGAATTTTCCAGGCGTATCAATGCCGACCTGATTATGGCCAATCCGTTTAAAGAATTTCATTTACCGGGCTGGTGGAGTCGCATTACTAAAAAGATTTTGTCTTATGGTTCAAATATTCCCGTAATCACGGTAGACCAAAAGAATGAAACAGTTTCAGCATCATAA
- a CDS encoding HAD-IB family phosphatase: MLTVIIPVLNEEKTIARVVDFCRQHPQVTEVIVVDDKSEDNTAQVATAAGAKVITSQVRGKGISMKDGIQHATNEIIIFLDGDIDPYPEGTITGLSEPLINEEADFVKGSFARNAGRVTELVAKPLLNIFYPGLSYFSQPLSGMIAGKKSYFKKIDFFNDYGVDIGILIDMYLMKARIKEVNIGYIENKSKPWQALGKMSKEVSRAIISKAQRQHPEEISEEEIHSLETINREMNKTLREKLSGFHKMVIFDMDDTILRGRTIDVFAKEFGFTGKLEDLRADEKDSIILTKRIGLLLKGRTMDDMLNVASKIEMVPDIKTVVKALKEKGYIVGIISNSYTLITNYVRQQIDADFSYANQLEFFEGKATGEVNLPFYFFGSPDSICGHSYCKTNALQYACEKYSVQLRNCMAVGDSRDDRCIIGHAGKGVAFCTKDELLETIATKNIRENSFEPLLSLA; the protein is encoded by the coding sequence GTGCTAACTGTTATAATACCCGTTTTGAATGAAGAAAAAACAATTGCCCGCGTTGTTGATTTTTGTCGTCAACACCCGCAGGTGACAGAGGTAATTGTGGTAGATGATAAATCAGAAGATAATACAGCACAGGTTGCTACAGCAGCCGGCGCCAAAGTCATTACCAGCCAGGTACGTGGCAAGGGTATTTCCATGAAAGATGGTATCCAGCACGCTACCAATGAAATTATTATTTTTCTCGATGGCGATATTGATCCTTATCCCGAAGGCACTATAACAGGCTTATCAGAACCACTGATCAATGAGGAAGCAGATTTTGTGAAAGGAAGTTTTGCCCGCAATGCAGGCAGGGTAACTGAACTGGTGGCAAAGCCTTTATTAAATATTTTCTATCCCGGCCTGTCTTATTTCTCCCAGCCACTCAGTGGTATGATCGCCGGGAAGAAATCTTATTTTAAAAAGATTGATTTCTTCAATGATTACGGTGTAGACATCGGTATCCTGATAGATATGTACCTGATGAAAGCCCGCATTAAGGAAGTCAATATTGGCTATATAGAGAACAAGAGCAAGCCCTGGCAGGCATTGGGTAAGATGAGCAAGGAAGTATCCCGCGCCATTATCAGCAAGGCCCAGCGCCAACATCCCGAAGAGATCAGCGAAGAAGAGATCCACTCACTGGAAACAATTAACCGTGAGATGAACAAAACACTCCGGGAGAAGCTGAGCGGCTTTCACAAGATGGTGATCTTTGATATGGATGATACGATCCTGCGTGGAAGGACCATTGATGTTTTTGCAAAGGAATTCGGATTTACCGGCAAGCTGGAAGACCTGCGGGCAGACGAGAAAGACTCCATTATCCTTACCAAACGCATTGGCTTGCTGCTGAAAGGCCGCACGATGGATGATATGCTGAATGTAGCCAGTAAGATAGAGATGGTGCCGGATATTAAAACGGTCGTAAAGGCACTCAAGGAAAAAGGCTATATCGTAGGCATTATCAGTAATAGCTACACGCTTATCACCAATTATGTACGCCAGCAGATAGATGCTGATTTCTCTTATGCCAACCAACTGGAATTCTTTGAAGGAAAAGCCACCGGAGAAGTAAACCTGCCTTTCTATTTCTTCGGATCGCCCGACAGTATCTGCGGGCATTCGTATTGTAAGACCAATGCCCTGCAATATGCCTGTGAAAAGTACAGTGTACAACTCAGGAACTGCATGGCAGTGGGCGACAGCCGCGATGACCGTTGTATTATTGGCCATGCTGGCAAAGGAGTGGCTTTCTGCACAAAGGATGAACTGCTGGAAACAATCGCTACGAAAAACATCCGGGAAAACAGCTTTGAACCATTGCTGTCATTAGCCTGA
- a CDS encoding RNA recognition motif domain-containing protein, translating into MNIYVGNLSWQMTDEDLRTLFEQYGSVTSAKIVKDKVSGRSKGFGFVEMPEDGEAQNALSSLYESEVLGRKIIVNEAQPKPQGGGGGGFKKRSFGGGSGGGGGYKKGGFNRGGGGGGYNRDY; encoded by the coding sequence ATGAACATTTACGTAGGGAACCTCTCCTGGCAAATGACCGACGAGGATCTGAGAACCTTATTTGAACAATATGGTTCTGTTACTTCCGCAAAAATCGTTAAGGACAAAGTAAGCGGCCGCAGCAAAGGCTTCGGTTTCGTAGAAATGCCCGAAGATGGTGAAGCTCAAAATGCTTTGAGCAGCCTGTACGAGTCTGAAGTACTTGGCAGAAAAATCATCGTTAACGAAGCGCAACCAAAACCTCAGGGTGGCGGCGGCGGAGGCTTCAAGAAGAGAAGCTTCGGCGGCGGTAGCGGCGGTGGCGGCGGCTACAAAAAAGGTGGCTTCAACCGCGGTGGCGGTGGCGGCGGTTACAACAGGGATTATTAA
- a CDS encoding L,D-transpeptidase family protein has protein sequence MHNYRPLCLAFIMLLAWACQDAGKQPYVRTSKDTLPAKSNIDPSIPGNFSPQQVLHFDSLQIDSFLTRYPGLKDYGNDIRQFYSNLRYAFAWFDSLGIIEQAGNLLNRVENIADEGLPQKVAYKGAFDTLVSEERNKTLDKTTPPSVDVYTELMLTAQYFYYARHVWQGIPEKDTRAMDWFLPRKKLEQEALLDSLLRSPTDSFLADEPLYYQYYLLKDQLKQYRTIASQGGWPVIKADKKKYQAGDSGTVIRQIRQYLHKAGDLPADDGSSYFDSTLVQGVKRFQQRYGMRDDGVAGPAVIKELNVPVDKRLEQIMVNMERCRWVPAKLDREYLVINIPDYKLHVFNKDSLLWSMNVVVGQAVHKTVIFYGEMKYVVFSPYWNVPPGILKNEVLPGIRRNPNYLAQHRMEKVGNTYRQKPGPQNSLGLVKFLFPNSYNIYLHDTPSKSLFDRDNRAFSHGCIRLAEPKKLAQYLLKNDPAWTSDKITQAMNAGKEKYVTLKNPVPVFIAYLTSWVSKDGRLNFRQDVYDRDNRLAKTMMQ, from the coding sequence ATGCATAATTATCGGCCATTATGCCTGGCATTTATTATGCTCCTGGCTTGGGCCTGCCAGGATGCCGGCAAACAGCCCTATGTAAGAACCTCCAAAGACACCCTTCCTGCCAAAAGTAATATTGACCCCTCAATTCCCGGTAATTTCAGTCCCCAGCAGGTACTTCATTTCGACAGCCTGCAAATAGATAGTTTCCTGACCCGGTATCCCGGCCTTAAGGATTATGGTAATGATATACGCCAGTTTTACAGCAACCTCCGCTATGCTTTTGCCTGGTTCGATAGTCTTGGTATTATTGAACAGGCCGGCAACCTGCTGAACCGGGTAGAGAATATTGCCGATGAAGGGTTGCCCCAAAAAGTAGCGTATAAAGGCGCTTTTGATACCCTTGTATCGGAAGAAAGGAATAAGACCCTTGATAAAACAACCCCGCCTTCTGTAGATGTGTACACAGAGCTGATGCTTACTGCCCAATATTTTTACTATGCGCGCCACGTATGGCAGGGTATCCCGGAAAAAGACACCAGGGCTATGGATTGGTTCCTGCCCCGCAAGAAGCTGGAGCAGGAAGCGCTGCTGGATTCCCTGCTACGCTCTCCTACCGATTCTTTCCTGGCTGATGAGCCGCTGTATTACCAATATTACCTGCTGAAAGACCAGCTCAAACAATACCGCACGATAGCATCGCAGGGAGGATGGCCTGTCATTAAAGCTGATAAGAAGAAGTACCAGGCAGGAGATTCGGGGACAGTGATCAGGCAGATCAGGCAATACCTGCATAAAGCCGGCGACCTGCCGGCAGATGATGGCAGCTCTTATTTCGATTCCACCCTTGTGCAGGGCGTAAAGCGTTTTCAGCAACGCTATGGCATGCGTGATGACGGCGTTGCAGGACCAGCCGTGATAAAAGAGCTGAATGTGCCTGTAGACAAACGCCTTGAACAGATTATGGTGAATATGGAACGTTGCCGCTGGGTACCTGCCAAACTGGACAGGGAATACCTGGTGATCAATATCCCTGATTATAAGCTACATGTCTTCAACAAGGACTCCTTATTGTGGAGCATGAACGTGGTAGTGGGGCAAGCTGTACACAAAACCGTTATTTTTTATGGGGAAATGAAATACGTTGTGTTCAGCCCGTACTGGAATGTGCCACCCGGCATACTAAAAAATGAAGTACTGCCTGGTATACGGCGCAATCCCAATTACCTGGCCCAGCATAGAATGGAAAAAGTGGGAAATACTTATCGCCAGAAACCGGGACCACAGAATTCCCTGGGACTCGTCAAGTTCCTTTTTCCCAACAGTTATAATATCTACCTGCACGATACGCCTTCCAAAAGCCTGTTTGACCGCGATAACCGGGCCTTTAGCCACGGATGTATCAGGCTGGCTGAGCCTAAAAAACTGGCTCAATACCTCTTAAAAAACGATCCTGCGTGGACGAGTGACAAGATCACCCAGGCCATGAATGCCGGCAAAGAAAAATATGTGACCCTCAAAAATCCAGTCCCTGTATTCATAGCCTATCTCACGTCATGGGTTAGTAAAGATGGCAGGCTCAATTTCCGACAGGATGTATATGACCGGGATAACCGGCTGGCAAAGACCATGATGCAATAA
- the rplI gene encoding 50S ribosomal protein L9, with protein sequence MEIILIKDVDNLGGAHEVVKVRNGYARNYLIPQKFAVEANPSNLKQLEERMKQIRKKEEIMLKEVNAVIAKLKDGALKIGAKTGTSGKIFGSVTSLQISRAIREQKGYEIDRKKISIVDEVKELGTYKATVDFGNGNSTEVEFEVVAE encoded by the coding sequence ATGGAAATTATCCTGATAAAAGACGTAGACAACCTGGGTGGCGCTCACGAAGTAGTGAAAGTGCGCAACGGTTATGCCCGTAACTACCTCATTCCTCAGAAATTTGCGGTAGAAGCCAATCCTTCCAACCTGAAACAACTGGAAGAAAGGATGAAGCAGATCCGCAAAAAAGAAGAGATCATGCTTAAAGAAGTAAATGCCGTAATCGCCAAGCTGAAAGATGGTGCACTGAAAATCGGCGCCAAGACCGGTACCAGTGGCAAGATCTTCGGTAGCGTTACTTCTTTACAGATCAGCCGCGCTATCCGTGAGCAGAAAGGTTACGAGATTGATCGTAAGAAGATCAGCATCGTAGATGAAGTAAAAGAACTGGGTACTTACAAAGCAACCGTTGATTTCGGTAATGGCAACAGTACTGAAGTTGAATTTGAAGTGGTAGCTGAGTAA
- the rpsR gene encoding 30S ribosomal protein S18, which produces MAKANEIKYLTAIKTEKPRKKFCRFKKYGIKYIDYKDGEFLKKFLNDQGKMLPRRITGNSLKYQRKVAQAVKKARQMALLPYVTDLLK; this is translated from the coding sequence ATGGCAAAAGCAAATGAGATTAAGTACCTGACCGCCATTAAAACCGAGAAACCCCGGAAGAAATTCTGCCGTTTCAAGAAATATGGCATTAAGTACATTGATTACAAGGACGGAGAATTTCTGAAGAAATTCCTGAACGACCAGGGCAAAATGCTCCCCCGCCGCATTACCGGTAACTCCCTGAAGTACCAGCGTAAAGTAGCGCAGGCAGTAAAGAAAGCCCGCCAGATGGCATTATTGCCTTATGTAACGGATCTATTAAAGTAA
- the rpsF gene encoding 30S ribosomal protein S6 produces MNNYELMVIFTPVLSEDDFKAAQKKFTAFITENGGQIVHTNPWGLKSLAYPIQKKTTGLYWVLEYTAPSTFNEQLKIQLLRDENVLRHMFTALDKYAVEYNGRKRSGVPTGVEKAVEG; encoded by the coding sequence ATGAACAATTACGAATTGATGGTGATTTTTACCCCTGTGCTTTCTGAAGACGACTTCAAAGCCGCTCAGAAGAAATTTACCGCCTTCATTACTGAAAATGGTGGTCAAATTGTGCACACCAATCCCTGGGGTCTGAAATCACTGGCGTATCCCATCCAGAAAAAAACCACTGGTTTGTACTGGGTGTTGGAATATACTGCGCCATCCACCTTCAATGAGCAATTGAAAATTCAATTGCTTCGTGACGAGAATGTGCTCCGTCACATGTTCACTGCACTCGATAAATACGCCGTCGAGTACAATGGAAGAAAGAGAAGTGGTGTACCTACAGGAGTTGAAAAAGCAGTGGAGGGATAA